A DNA window from Rhizobium sp. NXC14 contains the following coding sequences:
- a CDS encoding TIGR02300 family protein: MAKAELGTKRTDPETGKKFYDLNRDPIVSPYTGKSYPLSFFEETSAIADVAEEDEVAEVDTENTEVELVSLEDADDAAGGDDIPDIGDDDVEIEGDDDDDTFLTPDEDDDDDDMSDIIGVTGDEDEV; the protein is encoded by the coding sequence GTGGCGAAAGCGGAACTTGGAACCAAGCGCACCGATCCGGAAACCGGCAAGAAGTTTTATGATCTGAACCGAGATCCGATCGTTTCCCCTTATACCGGCAAGTCCTATCCCCTGTCCTTCTTCGAGGAAACCTCGGCGATCGCTGATGTTGCCGAAGAAGACGAGGTCGCGGAAGTCGATACCGAAAACACCGAAGTCGAACTGGTTTCGCTCGAGGATGCCGATGACGCCGCCGGCGGCGACGACATCCCTGATATCGGCGATGACGATGTCGAAATCGAAGGCGACGACGATGACGACACCTTCCTCACGCCTGACGAAGACGACGATGACGACGACATGAGCGACATCATCGGCGTGACCGGCGACGAAGACGAAGTCTGA
- a CDS encoding GIY-YIG nuclease family protein, which translates to MKYVYILHSITFPDRYYVGVTGDLKSRLAKHNAGEDSHTSKYVPWSLKTYLAFSDEAQAFAFERYLKSASGRAFAKKRL; encoded by the coding sequence ATGAAATATGTCTACATTCTCCATAGCATCACCTTTCCGGATCGCTATTACGTTGGCGTGACGGGCGACCTTAAGTCGCGTCTGGCAAAACACAATGCTGGAGAGGACTCGCACACTTCAAAATACGTCCCTTGGTCTCTGAAGACCTATCTCGCTTTCTCCGACGAAGCTCAGGCCTTTGCCTTTGAGAGGTACTTGAAGTCGGCATCCGGCAGAGCATTCGCAAAGAAAAGACTTTAA
- a CDS encoding DUF2798 domain-containing protein, with product MPKGKLPKRYNSIVMPLILSLLMTSVVSAISIVRAQGLTTAALAMWPSAWALSWAIAFPVLLLVLPVVKRLTAAIVEA from the coding sequence ATGCCCAAAGGCAAACTCCCCAAGCGTTACAACTCGATCGTCATGCCGCTCATCCTCTCGCTGCTGATGACATCCGTCGTCTCGGCGATCAGCATCGTCAGAGCACAGGGCCTCACGACGGCTGCACTTGCCATGTGGCCATCCGCCTGGGCTCTCTCCTGGGCAATCGCCTTTCCCGTGCTGCTATTGGTGCTGCCGGTGGTGAAGCGGTTGACAGCAGCGATCGTGGAGGCTTGA
- a CDS encoding YoaK family protein: MTRARRRRIIRTRRTLTGLALVGSISFLAGMTDATGLLLTGDFVSFMTGNTTRAALALSQGNLYHAAVLISAILVFVLGNAAGIVIAHVSERRIFVVLGCVGALLALASMTTAEGLMLARFYMIVLSMGMVNAAVEHIEGLPIGLTYVTGALSRFGRGIGRWIIGDRRIEWTIQIVPWGGMVLGAIAGAVLTRLSGAHALWLVSIFAMALALATMFIPRPLQRRFNQKLAPHHTGALR; encoded by the coding sequence ATGACCAGAGCAAGACGCCGCCGTATCATTCGTACACGACGAACTCTGACCGGGCTCGCCCTCGTCGGTTCAATTTCGTTTCTGGCCGGCATGACCGATGCGACCGGGCTGCTGCTGACCGGCGATTTCGTCTCCTTCATGACGGGGAATACGACGCGCGCCGCACTCGCCTTGAGCCAGGGCAATCTTTATCATGCGGCGGTGCTGATCTCCGCCATTCTCGTTTTCGTGCTCGGCAATGCGGCCGGCATCGTCATCGCCCATGTCTCCGAGCGGCGCATCTTCGTCGTGCTCGGCTGCGTCGGCGCCCTTCTGGCGCTTGCTTCGATGACGACGGCTGAGGGCCTGATGCTCGCGCGGTTCTACATGATCGTTTTATCCATGGGCATGGTGAACGCCGCCGTCGAACATATCGAAGGCCTGCCGATCGGCCTGACTTATGTGACAGGCGCGCTGTCGCGTTTCGGCCGCGGCATCGGCCGCTGGATCATCGGCGATCGCCGTATCGAATGGACGATCCAGATCGTGCCCTGGGGCGGCATGGTGCTCGGCGCGATCGCCGGTGCGGTCCTGACGCGGCTGAGCGGCGCCCATGCCTTGTGGCTGGTCTCCATCTTTGCCATGGCGCTGGCGCTTGCCACCATGTTCATTCCCCGGCCGCTTCAGCGGCGCTTCAACCAGAAGCTCGCGCCGCACCACACGGGCGCCCTGCGCTAG
- a CDS encoding YdcF family protein: MFVISKLVWILAQPLSLAFILVFFAFAASLLRWRSLSILSAMASVVILFVTLYTTAGNLLMQDLEERFPKPAADPDSLQCMIVLGGAFENEVNTVRHGIEFNPAADRFVEALRLAQKFPQSRILISGGDGSLSGIYEGDAAASERFFPLFGIARDRLIEERQSRTTFENAVNTKEFLASQGLSNCLLITSGFHMPRSVGIFRKLGIDIVPWPTDYRTDGQVRLSLDFTQPNLNAQNMATAIREWYGLVGYYLAGRTSELYPR; this comes from the coding sequence TTGTTCGTTATTTCGAAGCTTGTCTGGATTCTTGCCCAGCCTCTGTCGCTGGCATTCATTCTTGTCTTCTTCGCCTTTGCCGCCAGCCTCCTGCGCTGGCGCAGCTTGAGCATTCTCAGCGCGATGGCTTCAGTCGTCATCCTCTTCGTCACGCTCTACACCACGGCCGGAAACCTTCTGATGCAGGATCTCGAGGAGCGGTTTCCAAAACCCGCAGCCGACCCTGATAGCCTGCAATGCATGATCGTGCTCGGCGGCGCCTTCGAAAACGAGGTGAATACGGTGCGTCACGGCATTGAATTCAACCCTGCCGCCGACCGCTTCGTCGAAGCCCTGCGGCTCGCGCAGAAATTTCCGCAGTCGCGGATTCTGATCTCGGGCGGCGACGGCTCACTCTCAGGCATTTACGAAGGCGATGCGGCGGCATCCGAGCGCTTCTTCCCGCTCTTCGGCATCGCGAGGGATCGCCTGATCGAGGAGCGGCAATCGCGCACAACCTTCGAAAATGCCGTCAATACCAAGGAATTCCTGGCGAGCCAGGGGCTTTCCAATTGCCTGCTGATCACCTCGGGCTTCCATATGCCGCGTTCCGTCGGCATCTTTCGTAAGCTCGGCATCGACATCGTGCCCTGGCCGACCGACTATCGGACCGACGGGCAGGTTCGTCTGAGCCTGGATTTCACCCAGCCGAACCTCAATGCCCAGAATATGGCAACGGCGATCCGCGAATGGTACGGCCTGGTCGGCTACTATCTCGCCGGCCGGACGTCGGAGCTTTATCCGCGCTAA
- a CDS encoding trimeric intracellular cation channel family protein produces MSLLVYLDYAGIALFAATGALAASRKQLDLIGFLFFAMVTGTGGGTVRDIVLGRVPVFWVLNPAYILVCCIMGVIVFFTAHLLESRYRLLIWLDAIGLAAYCVLGAAKGLAATGSPTIAIVTGTLTATFGGILRDLMANEPSVLLRPEIYVTAALIGAGVFTFANALGMPLYQASGCGVVAAFAVRGGALWFGWTFPIYKHKPGRHPDDVM; encoded by the coding sequence ATGTCCTTGCTTGTCTATCTCGATTATGCCGGTATTGCGCTGTTTGCCGCGACAGGCGCGCTCGCCGCTTCGCGCAAGCAGCTCGATCTGATCGGCTTTCTGTTTTTCGCCATGGTGACGGGAACCGGCGGCGGCACGGTGCGCGACATCGTGCTCGGCCGCGTGCCGGTCTTCTGGGTATTGAACCCCGCCTATATCCTCGTCTGCTGCATCATGGGCGTGATTGTCTTCTTCACCGCCCACCTGCTGGAATCGCGTTATCGCCTGCTGATCTGGCTGGATGCGATCGGTCTTGCCGCCTATTGCGTGCTCGGCGCCGCCAAGGGCCTTGCCGCCACCGGCTCGCCGACCATCGCGATCGTCACCGGTACATTGACGGCAACCTTCGGCGGCATCCTGCGCGATCTGATGGCAAACGAGCCTTCGGTGCTGTTGCGGCCGGAAATCTATGTGACGGCGGCGCTGATCGGCGCCGGCGTGTTTACATTCGCCAACGCGCTGGGGATGCCGCTCTATCAGGCCTCGGGCTGCGGTGTCGTGGCGGCCTTTGCTGTTCGCGGCGGCGCTCTTTGGTTCGGTTGGACCTTCCCGATCTACAAACACAAGCCCGGTCGGCATCCAGACGATGTGATGTGA
- the irrA gene encoding iron response transcriptional regulator IrrA, whose translation MTGTLPIAIEVRLRGAGLRPTRQRVALGDLLFAKGDRHLTVEELHEEAVAAGVPVSLATVYNTLHQFTEAGLIRVLAVESAKTYFDTNVSDHHHFFIEGHNEVLDIPVSNLTIGNLPEPPEGMEIAHVDVVIRLRAKQG comes from the coding sequence ATGACGGGTACACTCCCGATCGCAATAGAGGTAAGGCTGCGCGGCGCGGGCCTGCGCCCTACACGCCAGCGCGTCGCGCTCGGTGACCTCCTGTTTGCCAAGGGCGACCGGCATTTGACCGTCGAGGAACTGCATGAGGAGGCGGTTGCCGCCGGCGTGCCGGTTTCGCTGGCGACGGTCTACAATACGCTGCACCAGTTCACCGAAGCCGGTCTCATCCGCGTTCTCGCCGTCGAGAGCGCCAAGACCTATTTCGACACCAATGTTTCCGACCACCATCATTTCTTCATCGAAGGTCATAATGAGGTGCTCGACATTCCCGTCAGCAACCTGACGATCGGCAATCTGCCGGAGCCGCCCGAAGGCATGGAGATCGCTCATGTCGACGTGGTGATCCGCCTGCGGGCCAAGCAAGGCTGA